The genomic window AGCCACTTTGGTGggacagagggaggagggagggcccACCAGCTGGTGCTGAAACCCCCAGTATCTTGGACTGAGTGATAACGGCGAGTGGCAGGGATGGAATCCCAGATCAATAACTGAGCCTCAAGGAGAAGTGCTCCCCGCCGCCTGCTGTCACAGCGCTCCCCGCCGCCTGCTGTCAGAGCGCCTGCTTTCTCAGCCATGAGGCCCTGCAACAGCACATTGGTGGGGCAGGTGGTTCCTAGGAGATGCCGCTTATTGTCAGTACTTTTATTAATACTGCCCATTTCTCTAATTGGTGAACAGCGTTTGTTGGATGCCTAAATGGGAGGCATCTGCATATGTTATCTCACTGAATTCTCTCCACAGAGGCACCTTTGTCTGCATTtcacagatagggaaactgaggcccaagaatTAAGTAGCTGGACCAGGGTCCTGCAGCGGGCAGGACTCAAGCTTTGCTCTTAGGCTTCCTTTTCTGCCCTCGAGGTTTCTGCCCTACTTTGGCCTGGGTATAGGGTGACACATGTCCCAGTTCAGATGGCGCCACCCCCGAGGTCCTGTTACATGAGCACTTTCCAATTTACTTCCTGGTTCTTAGCACCCTCTGAAATGACCTTACTTAGGCACTTATTTATGTTTGTTGATCTCCCTCccctagaatgtaaactccaggagggcagggaagtCTGTCTGTCTCGTTCGCCACCCTCCTCGCAGTTAGAACAGTTTTAGCACACAGCAAGAAACaaatgctgaatgaatgaatgcaatagCTCGTAGTCTTCCTAAGGATTCAACAAGTACTGGTTTAGCTCATACGATTCTCACGAGAGCCTGGGAGGTGAGTGGGACGATTCCCCTTGTATAGCTGGGGAGAAGAGAGATGTCGGGGTCATGCAAAAATAGGGGGCAGGGCCAGGACTGGGCTCTGGGCTCCAGGAAACTCCCTGTGTGAATATGGAGAGGCTGCAACTGGGAAGGCCAGAGTCCCAGCGTGGGAGGGGGGAGGTTGAGGAGGAAGAGAGAGCCAGCTTCAACCTGCCATTTAATCTGGAAAACTGGCCAGAGCCAGCATCCCCTGTCATTTGGGGCACGGAGTTGCTCTGTCCTGGGACCAAGGAAGCCTGACTCCTTCCACCAAGGCCTGTTCAGGAAGAGCCTGTCAGTAGGGGCAGTTGGTCTTGTGTCCCAGCCTGCAAGGACCGCCCTGCCCCTCAACCCTGGGAACTGGGGACTCTTGGGCAGTCATCAGCAAAGTCTGTTACTGCCCTTTACCCCAAGAGGTAGGCTTCGTGCCGTGGGTGAAGACGGCCAGAGATGCCAAGCAGGGACCTTGTCAGGGGTGGGCAGGCAAGCATTTGGGAGCCGGACCCTGGGAGATGTTTTGGACCTGGGGGACTTTTGAAAGCCTCTTCAGTTAGACCCTCTGCCCACCCTGGGCCCACCTGTGCTGAAGCAGCTAGGACAACACACTGGCCGCATGCCTTGGCTTTTTTGTAAAGACACGGGATTCTAGTTTTTTCCTCGCAGAACCTTGAACAGGGTCCTTTATAGACAAATCGAGGGCAGGGGTCACATCTTTGCACTTTGGGTGCCTCCCAGGGTAGAGTGCTTAGGAAGCAGCCAATTAACTACAGCCCTCCTTGCAAAATGTCTCCTCTAAAATTTCCAGGTCTCTACTTAAAAGAAAATCAGACAAACACCCTGTAACATCTAGGTCCATTGATTTTGTGGGAAGATGCCGAGATGGGGAATGGGGAGTCGGAGGATGGGGTTCCAGTCGTGGTTCTGCCATTCGTCTGCCCCTGGACAGGACCCCACCCTCCCAGGTCTTGGCTTCTTTATCTGTGTGGTATTGGGCCTAGAAAACACCCTCCCAGCTCCTCATAGGGCTTGGAGTGAGCAGGCTAGGGGGCAACTCTCAGCTCTCCAGGTCCCTGCTTCTGTGACTTTGGACTATATGAACTTGGACTAGATACCTTCCCTccctgtgcctccatttcctcacctgtaCACTGGAGATCATGGTAGTACCTACTTCCTTGGGTTGTTCCAAGGAACTGGCACGCAGACACAGCAGGTGCTCCGCAGTCAGTAGCTGTCGTTTTCTGGATGTTCTATCACTCAAGCCACTTCAACGCCAAGCCTGGGAAATGCCTGGCTAGGGCCTGGCCCACAGCAGGAGCTCTGTAAATGGTACCTTAACCTTCACTGTTATTCTCATTGTCTGTCTCTATCACCTCCACCACGTCCCACCCTGACACCTGCCTACCACCTGCCAGCGACTCTGGAGCTGGGTGTGCAGCTGGTTCCATCACTGCCTGGCTGGCTGGCCTTGGTTCACTACCTGTCCGGGCCTCGGTCTTCTTGTTTGTAAAATGGGTATGACGACGCCCCCTTGCGAGGCTTTTGGGAAGGCCAGATGAGAAAATCCACCTCAGATACCTCCCAACAGAGCCTAGAACATCGTGGGCTGCCGGTTAGCGAGTTCACACCTTCCTTGGCTCTCCCCAGCACCACTGACCGGGGCCTGGAGGTTTGAAAATAACAGCTGCCGCCACAAAAATCCCAAAACTaagagggacacagaggagatacACGGACAGGGGGCACAGGAAGCCTACAGAGCAGCTGGCTGATCCCAGCACCAGCAGACGCAGCCGGGTTTGAATCCCCCCTCCGGCACGCCCACCCGTGGGACCAAATCCTTTGACCCTGTGCTTCATCATCGGTAAAACGGGGATCCTGAGAGCACCTCCTTCTAGGGTGATGGCAAGGGCTTCACGAGATAATGGATAAGAAGCGCTTCGTCCTGTGGAATCAATTCTTATTGTAGGGGTCTGATGGAGAGTCTTCCTGTGGAGGGATCCAGAAGGTTCTTCCTCCCATAAGGCATCAGGGATGGCACTGCCTTTGCGGTTGGGAGACTCTccaggggctcctggggcaggcttGCTGACATCTTTCTGGCCCAATCAGAATGGGCAGGGGGAGAttgggatggggtggggctggCAGAGGACCAGAAGACAGAGCACGCTGTCCCTCTCGTTCCCTCAGGACACCGAAATTAGCCTAATTAGGTCTGCCGGGTCCCGGTGCGGTGGGGATTGGACAAATTTAGAAGCCACTGACAGGACAGCCCGGCCATGCTGAGAGCCCGAAGGGAAACCGAGCCGGCCCTTGAGTCAGCGGCTGGAAGGCGCTTTGTCCCCTCTGTCGTGATGACCAGGGCAGGCCCGGCCTCCTGGTTTAGCACCTCGCCTCTAAATAGCTCCCGGGCTCAGTTCCTCATACATCCGTCTTGCAGACAGAATCGCGTTCCCAGGCCAGGGGCCGGGGAGGCAGGGTCATTCGGGGTCAGGGCAGACAGCGGGAGAAGCCGGGTCAACAGTCCTGAGGGCCGACTCCATTTCATCCTCACCGGCTTTCTTGTCCCCATTTTACttccagggaaactgaggctgcaaGTCAGCTGGCCAGGAAGACTCGCGCCCAGGCCGGGCATCGAAGGGCATCCTGACTCCAGCCGGGCCcggcaggggtgggaggggggtgaGTAGAGAAGGGGTACCCTCTTTCTGCCCCAGCTGCTGCTCCCATTTCCAGCAAGGCGGTTACACAAGCAAGATCTTATCTAGCACAGCCTGAGGCCGGGGCAGGGAGGCCCACTGGGGAGTAAAAGGACGCAGCTTGCTACACACAGAAACCATTTATAACTCCAAGGTCTCCCCTCGGCCTtgttggggggatggggggagtcAGGAGACCCGGGCTCCATTTCGGCCAAGGATTTGCTATGTGACTTGGGCCACCTCTCTCATCCCGGACTCCGTTTCATCCAAACACCTGCACTAACTACCTCCCAAGGTTTTGAGGCATCTTCCAAATGAAAACCTATGCATAGAGTAAGAGAGGAAGAAAGTGTTGCTCAGACCACCCCTTCCAGAACGTTCTCCCTTAATTCGAGCAACAGCCCTGTGACGGGGGCATTtaatgcccattttacagatggggagagGGAAGGCTCGGGCATCACCAGGTGGTCCACGTGCACCTGGCGGGGTCTAGCTCCTGTCTGACTGCAGGTGTGCAGCCACAGCCCAGAGCTCACCCTGCCACGCCACCGCCCACGCTAAGGAGGCTACTTAGGGATCAGAGAGAACAGATTTTGCCAGAAGGATGCAGAAAAGGTAAATGCCCTCGGGCACATGACGGGCAATAATTTCGTCGGTGAAAGCTTCAGCGACGAGGCAAAAAGCTAAGCACAGGCTCTTGAGTTGGAACGGGCTTGAGGCCAGGAACCTGGATCCCTCGCCAGGATGGAGTTTCAGGGAAAGGAACCAGGATGGCGGAGGGTGGGGCAGGTAGGTGGGTGCTGGCGTCTCGTCTAGCAGGTGAGGTGAAGAGCATGGGTTTTGGGGTCCGAGTAGCCGGGTTTGAAGCGGGGCTGCAATGCGCCACTGCTGTGTGATCCCCGGGGCCGGTCCTGCCGCTTCTCTGGCCGCAGGTTTCTCATCTCACCGTGAGGGTGATAAAGCTGGGCTATGGAGCTGTTTTGAGGATTGAAAAGCACTGATAGCGGGGAGGCCCTGGGCAGTACCTGGAGCACAAAGAGCGCTCCGGAAACAGCCGTCCCTGCCCGTCTGTAAGTTCCCGCAAGCAGGGACGCAGAGCGGCTTGGAGCCTGGTTCTGCTCCTGTCAGGCAGCCTCTCGCTGCCTccgtgtcctcatctgtaaaacggagaGAGTGCTGGCAACTACTTTCTGGGATCTTTGTAAGGCAGTGGATCTCAAAGTGCGGTTCCAGAACATCAGTCCCTTCTGGGACCTCAGAAACGCCACAGCTTGGGCCCAGCCCAGACCCAGTGGATCAGACACCCAGGGCAGGAGCCGGGGGCAGCCGCCTGTGCTCTCACGAGCCCCCCGGAGCGGGCTAATTGCTGCGCAAGGTTCAGATCCACTGTGAAGACAGCGACGTGCTGGAAAGCAGCAAGTCGTACCTGTTGTTTGCACCTGGGTCCTTTTTATCATTATTGTTCGTTTTTGTACCTTCCATCTTTTCCCagagtctctttccttttctgcctTAAAACCCCTCCTTACAAGTTCTGCACAGCCTTCCTGGGCAACCTTCGAGAATCAGTGGAGCACATCTACAGAAGACTCTGAGCTTCCTGGAAGAAGCTGCCCAGAGACAGGGATGCAAAACATTATTATTACAACTtggtctttctctctgtcccttcaaTCTGGGATCGTAAAGAACTGGTAGCTATAACTAATTTTTAAAGGGCAGACAGAGCTGGGCAAGGAGACACAGCCTGGTGAGCAAGCCACCAGCCTGTACTGGACTGCAGATGGCCTCCCCACTCAGGCAGGGGTCATGCGTCCTCCTCCCAGCATCCCCAGAGCTGGacacatattcattcattcattcattccctcattCAATAAACAAGCCTTTCTTGTGCTCCTACCATGTGCCATACCCTATTCTAGGTGCTGGGGAtttagaaatgaacaaaaaactcctgctctcatggagctaaCACCCTAATGGGGAAAGAGAAGCACGAAATAAGTCAATAAATGAAATACTCTTATGGAGGATGATCACTGAATGTTAAAGGAGTGACTAAGTAAAGCAGGCAGCACAGGGCATGCGCTTAGGAATGGGACAGACCTGAACTCGGACCTTGACCTTGTTGCTTCCTAGCCATGGGTCCTTAGGCagctgagcctcagtgtcctcatctctaaaatggggatagtaattGTAGCCACCTTGAAGGGCAGCAGGAAGATTAAATGAGCAAATTGCTAAGCACAGAGGCTGGCACACAGAAAGGGCCCCACAAAATTATATGCTCTTATCATTGCTATTCAAGGTCGTACAGTGGAGCCCCAGTGCCAAGCTGGCCTTCCATCTGGAGGTTTACCCATTGGGACATCCACAGGATGCTAGACGGGAAGGGACGCCAGTGATGGGCCATCTGAACCCTGATTTTAAAGACCAGGCACCTGAAGGTCAGAGGGCTTCTGAGACTTGCCCCAGTTCCCACCAGGAGTTGAAAGCATCCTCTGGCAGTGGGTGGGGTTCAGACCCACTGGCAGTCACAGAGGGTGGGTGGCAAAGCAGAGCGCCTGACCCTGAACCTCGTGGGGCCTTGCAAAGGGCTCTCGTCTCACTGCCTCTTTGGTATCACCACGCCCACCCTTCCTATCACCTTCCAGAAAGAGCACCTGCATCTTCCCTTTCCAAAACCATGATGCGTGGGCCATGGCAGCCTCAGGTGACCTGTACCCATTGCCCATTTCATCTCTTGCTCATCCTGACCTTCAAAGCTTCAATGGGAGGGAGTACCAGTAGGAACGAGATCGGaccgtgcatgtgtgtgtgtgtgtgtgtgtgtgtgtgtgtgtcgttGACCTGGCTTCGAATCTTGACTCTGGCACTTGttggctctgtgaccttggactcCCTGAGCTGCCCAGTCTGTGTCTGCACCCATGTCCATGGCCATCTCAAGGTCAAATGAGCTGGTATTTGTACAGAGCCCAGCACTGGACTAGGCAATATTACACACCAGGTAATaaatctctctcctctcccactccTGGTAAACCAGACTTTTTGCCCTTTTCTAAGCATGCCTGGAACTTTCCAGCCTTACCACCCTTGCGGAGCCATTGCTCTGCCTGGCCCTCCCCCGCTCTGCCTGACTTTTCTGTCTGTTTACGTATatagccttagaactgtaagcaaGAATAAAAGTAGCAATGCAGCTGCCACTTACAGAGTgcttcctgtgtgccaggcactgcactcAATCCCCACCCCCTGCATACATGATGTCATGGAATCTTCACAAAATCCCAGTGAGGTAGGCCCCATCAGGCCCGTGCGCAGAGGAGGAAACTGCGGCTCAGGGCCACCCAGCCAGGAGATGGCCATGCCGGGAGCTGGGCCTGATCCAGCTTTACCTCCCCACTGCCGGGCACAGAGATGCTTCCGAGTAAAGGTTTAGCTCTTTAAAATCTGAGAGcagtggggagggaggcaggccGGGAATGGGGCCAGGCTCCAGGTTGGTGTTTCGTCATCATGTAGGTTGTCTGTGCGCAGCCAGCCACGGAGACCCTGCCCAGGGCCCCTGAGCTGCAACCAGCTGCACAGGAACGCGGGGCGCGGGGGGGATGGCTGGGAGCCCTGGCGGGGGTCATAGTGGGGACTAGGGCTTGTGGGGGTCCACGTGGCTCATGAGGAGCGGGCCTGGGGGAGGATCTGGAGTCACCCAAGGCTACCCGCCGCAGTCTCTCCAGCGCCCTCCACACCAGCTCTTTTAAAACCACCTTCCTCCTTCCCAGCCACCAGCAGGGCCGGGACACCCACACGTGGCCTTGCTAGAGAGCCTCCACTCTTGGTTCTGGCATAAAACTTTAATAAGCCCAAGACCCACTTCCAGAATCCTTGTACCTTTTCCAAAGCAATTCTGATTCTACGGCCGTTTAATTTTTGCCAGGAGCCCAAGCAGGTCATGGGATTAAATGGTGTACCCATTTGCCAGGCAAGGGGATCTAGATATGGCCACGGTCACAGCTGGCAAGGGGCAAAGAAAAGAGCAAAGAGAAGGTAAAGGACTTTACCTTTGGGCGATAGACTTTTACTGAATAGCAGCTTTTTGCAGGTATCGGCTAGAAACTAGGGATAAAGGGATCGATGTAACCCAGTccctatgtttaaaaaaaatttagttaaaaaacatgtatatagaacttgctatgtgccagacactattctaagcactttacatattaGCACATCTAATCCTCATGATAACCTTATAAGATAAGAACTATCCTTACCCTCAATTCAGTGAAGAAGAAACGGAGGCCCAGAGGAGTTCCCtgaattgcccaaggtcacacagctagaaagtgtcaggactgggacttgaacccacaCAGCCTGGCCCAGTGTCCCAGTGCCTCGATCCAGTTTTCTCTTAGATTGACAGAAAGGACTGTCGCAGAAGAGGCAGCACAGCATGCTGGAAAGAGCGCTGGCCTTAGAGTTATGCAGACCTGGTTCTGAGTCCCGGTCCCGCCACTTACATCTTCCCTCTCTGAACTAGGCTAAGCTCCTTGAACCTCAGTTTGCCCATCCTCAAAGTGGAGATGATTCCCAAGGATGTTTGAGAAGGGAGATAATGGGGCTAGGATGAGCTTCGTGAACGCTAGTTGGATCTGAGCCAACAGGACGTGGGGAGGCGGGTGGCCTGCCAACCCCTCACCTGTGCTAAAagcaaagaggaaaggaaggcagGGCCCGACGTAGCTTCTGCCAGTCCCCAGGCGATTCCTGGCTCTCTCACAATGTTGAGGTGGTTTGTTTGAATGAAGCCAAGCAGGTTACTGAGACCTGGGTTACTGGACACCAGGAGAGGATGCCGAGGAGGGTAGGAGATAAGGAATTTCCATCCCTGGAATCTGAGAAGGTGAGAGCTGGAAGGGGCTGGGGCATCAGTTGGCTCTATCTCCTTGGGTTGCAGAGGGGAGACTCAGAGAAAGGGGGAGACTGCCCAAGGGCAGAGCTTGGAGCAGAGCCGAGAATAAAGCCCAGGCAACAGTGCAGGTGATGTCCAGAAAAAGTCCCCGATTCTCCTGGGTTCCCTACAGCTTTTCTTGGCCTGGCTCAGGCATCACATCTCTGAGACCTAGTGAATTTCCCTGCTCTTCCTAATCTCGGGGAGCTGTGATGGACAGCTCAGTGCTTTTAGCATCCAAGCACCCACGATCCGGGATGAGCCAGGCCCTCTGTCACGGCTACCCACCTTCGACCCCAATTTTGCCGTCCCCATCCTTGTCTCCAGCGTTCAGCAACGTCTTGACTTCTTGATCGGTCAGTTCTCGGGCGTCTGGGGAGAAGCCCAttaggatgaacctggagggatCAAGGGAGAAAGTGGGGGGAGTCAGGCTGAGTCACCTTGCAGAAGCACTGCGTGGATGGTAGGCTGGCATCTGCCCGGGGAAGTTCGTGGCTGGGACAGGGTGCCAGCAGCGGGCAGCTGGGGCAGGCCAGATAGCCTGGTCAGGGGCTGTGCCTTCATTGAGAGTGTGTGGAGAAAGGCAGGCTGTCCTCGCAAAAGGGTTGACCTACTTCAGGGAGGGCActgcatttgtttattcattcaacaaatatttcttaagtGCCCCCTCTGTGCCAGGGCCCATACTAGAAACAGGGACACAGGAAGGCCTTGGGGAGCCcctgagaagtggggaggaagTCAAGTACTGTGAGAAAGACCATGCAGATGACGGGTGCAATGATGGGGAAGCGGATAGGGGACTCTCAGAGGATGCACCTGTTCCAGTTGGAGGGAGGGAGAAGCcaggggaggcttcctggagaaggtgatgCGTGGAGAAAGGCGTCCAGGTGTGTGCATGTGGGTGTGTATTGGGTGTCAGCTGGGTAGAAGGAGAAGGTTCTAGACAGAGGGAACTCTTACAGGAAGGTTTGGGGGAGAAGCAGGATGCAAGGTAGCCTTGGATGGAGGGGACCGTCAGGCACAAGTGAGCAAGGCGGGTGCTGGAGAGAGGCTTCTCCACCGATGCCGTTTTGCATTTTCCTAGTCGCAGCCTTCCCCTCTGCTTTCTCCAAGGACCCCAAAGCAGGTTCTGCCTCCCTGACTTTCCCAGAAACTCATGCCTCTCTAGTACAGAAGAAGTCGGGGTGGGGCATCTGTGGGAGGGTGGAAAGTGCCTTTCAGACCATCGAAAATCAATGAAGTACTAGAGCAGGCGCTCTCTGCCTTGCCCCTGGTGTTAGGCAGTGAGAAAATCTGCCTCCTCGATTGTATTAAATTATTAAGTAGCAGCGTTCCATTAGCAATATTAAGTGGCTATAATTTGTCCTAGTTAGTTGCTTGTTCTGTTGAGGGTTTTATTCTTCCGGAAGCTCCAGCGCTGGGAAGGCTTTCCTCCCTGCTCCCCGGGGCTCAGGGTTATTTTCCGTGAAGGACACagagaaaggggggggggcaggctggAACTTGGAAACAGGggttcccacccccactccctctccTGGAGTCTCAGGCTGGACATCCCCCCAGGCGGGCCTCAGTTTACCTCAGCTCGTCCACCTCGATGAAGCCACTTTTGTCTTTATCCAGGATGTGGAATGCCTTCTTCACGTCATCCGGGCTCTTCTTCTTCAGCCCGACCATTTGGATAAACTTTTTGTGGTTGAAGGAGCCAGCAGCTGTGGGGGGGAGGAGCGGGTTAAAACAAGGACGACGGAGGGGACAATAAGGAAGggtgggagagtgggggtggTCGCAGCACTCGTGGACTGACCCCCACCTGTGATGCACCTCCATGGGGGGGGCAGCCCAGGCAAGGGGAGGCTGCtgtgcccaaggtcactcagcaTGAGGCGCCGGATCTCACTGGCTCTGGTTGAGCCCCCACCCACGGCGCCCTGCACTGGTGGTGGGGGCGACCTTAGGAGGCAAAGGGGGGCTTCCTACAGAACCTCACCCCAGAGCCAAAGCCAGACTTCAGGCCTGGCAAGAACCTGGTTTCCGTGAAGCCCTCTGGGTGACAGCTGAATGGCAGTAGGCAGGGAGGTGTGAGTGATGGGTGGCCCTGCTGGGTGGActttggggtggggagaggagagttGACCTTCTTTCTTGACCATAGATTGTGTTGCCAGGAAAACTGACATGGAGAGGACAAGCTTCtctctcaaggtcacacagtgggGAGAGGGGGCTGGGCGGAGCAGCACAGAAAAGTCCTGACTTTTGCACAGAAAACCATTCCAGGGggattggtgtgtgtgtgtgtgtgtgtgtgtgtgtttgtgtgtgtgtgtgtggcaggctCCTGAGGAACTCCAGTTTCCTCGCAGAGGTAGCCAGGTGCCTCTGGGCTGAGTGAGTGGCTCATCGCAGCCCCCTGGGAGGCTACCAAGCAGAAAGGAAACCGCAGGACACCCCGACCCTAATTTTCTGTCTCGTGCTCCTCTCTTAAAACACCTGGGGAAGGGCACAAAGGCAGACCGTGTAACTTAGGTGTCCAGCCGGGGTCCTGTTCAGTGTCAAGTGCCTGCTCCCCTCAGCCTAGGCTCCGAGGGAAGGCAAGTTGTTCCCTCTCTGGGGAGCGGGGCTGGCAAGTCCTTGAGGCCCTCAGGAGATCCTAGTTCTAATCCcccttcagcctctctgggtgacCTTGGGAGAGCACCTCGTcctctccgagcctcagtttccccatctggatgACTGGTTAGGGGAAGTTAAGCTCTTAAAGTCCGGGGCAGCTGGGGAAGTGgaggctgccccctcccctccctcggtCCGCCAGCCGCGGTGGAAAGTTGGAGACACTGAGGATGCGTCGCCCAGGGTTGGGCAGAGCGCGTTTGGGGAAGGTCACCGCGCGCGCGGATCGGTTGGAGATGGGGCGGGGGTGTGTGGACAAAAATGAGACTGGGATAGTGGAGGGACCCACAATGGCCACCGGCGGGCGGGATAAGTCTTCTCAGGAGCGGAAACAGAAGAAAGGGGGTCGGCTGGAGGGAAGGCGGGCGCGCCCGCAGCCCCCTGCACGTGATGAAAGGGGAAATCCTGGCGCGCACAAGGACGCTCCAAGTCCCGCCTCTGAACCCGGTCTTTGCCCTTGGTCCGGGACCCTTGAGTCCTCGTGGCGCGACCACCTGGCCCTCAGCGCAAGCGAGCAAGTTTTGCTCGCTCGGGCAGGGCACCCGGCTTCCCTGCTCGCTCCTGCGCCAAGTACCGCCCGGATAGAGTTTGGGAAATGCTGAAGGCAGAGGACAACTCATTCTCCCCGTCTCCAGCGCCCAGCGGGATGCGTGCGCAGAGGAGCGCTGGGGATGACTCGGCTGCCGCGGGGCCCGCGGGGGTGCGGGGACAAGGCAGGGTGGGATAGGGGAGAGGACTTGGGAGGGGAGCGCTGCTCACCGGCAAAGGCCTCCAACGCCTTCTTGATCTCCTCAGCGCCGAGTAGTTCTGTCATCGACATCCTGCAACTGTTTGAGCGGGCAGAGCAAGTGCGAAAAGATTAAAAAGTGCTTTTCTCATCATTTCTGCTCATATGACCAGCGCTGCAGTGCCGCGCGCCAGGCGCACGCCCGCCCGGCCTGGCGCAGCGCCAGGGGGCGCGGAGCCGGGCGCGCAGCCAGGAGCGCTCAGCCCCGCCGCGCAGCGAGCGGTGCGGGCCGCCCAGCCTCCGCGCAGAGCTGCAACCGCCCCGGCCGGCTGGGGTCCTCGGGATCCCAGTGGCTGTGGCCAAAAGGGAGGGATGGGAGCTACCTCCCGAATGAAGGGGAGCGCCGGCTCCACCAGCCGGAGCGTCTGCCGTCGTCAAGGGCACGCTGGAAGGCGCCGACTTGGTGCAGCTCGGGGTCTCGGGTCTGTGCCCCTTGGAGGATGTCCAGCCACTTCCCGAGGATACTGGACCCGCAGGGGCCAGGCCTACACCCCCAGGGGCCCCTCGGCCCTGCTCCGGGTCTCTCTCTTTCCCGTACCCCAGGTTCTACTCCAGTCCGTCCTGGATGCAAATGTATGCTGCAAAATCTGAGCGTTGAGGTCGCGAAACCTGACCCATGAGATGCAAGGAGGGAGTGGCACGGGCGGAAGGGCACCGCTTGGCTCTTCTGGGGCGCCCCATCCCGCATCTGGCCAGGGATGTGTAttctggctttgttttttttaacctaaaCTGACTTCTCAGAGAGCTCTTCTCAGATCCCCGCCAGCAACTTGCTTTTTTGATTTCCTGGACGGTGGAAGGCTAGGGTGGGAGAGGCTACTTGGAATCTCTGTGCATCCTCCCCCAGCTAGGAGACCCCAGAAGTGTGTGCGTGCGGGGGGTGGGTAGCACCTTCGGACCACACTTTCTAGACAATCTGAAGCTAACCTTATGTTCTGAATGTCATGTCTG from Dasypus novemcinctus isolate mDasNov1 chromosome 12, mDasNov1.1.hap2, whole genome shotgun sequence includes these protein-coding regions:
- the PVALB gene encoding parvalbumin alpha, translating into MSMTELLGAEEIKKALEAFAAAGSFNHKKFIQMVGLKKKSPDDVKKAFHILDKDKSGFIEVDELRFILMGFSPDARELTDQEVKTLLNAGDKDGDGKIGVEEFSVLVAES